A stretch of the Xyrauchen texanus isolate HMW12.3.18 chromosome 20, RBS_HiC_50CHRs, whole genome shotgun sequence genome encodes the following:
- the LOC127660903 gene encoding PHD finger protein 3-like, producing MDIVGGPFNHLVPSDQLDDSLLLGQNLECEASDEFDPGSSQPEDSLKNMLSDKDPMFGSASDQFHLLENEDVNFKLGSSADADHDITTGVNQSPSDEENGQPSFSQGRRHASHPQRRQTASRGRVKGAPGRRPGPARRTAGRNDQEATSSGNSNEETSLKKREALLSRRFGIHEVDSSMNPVVVLRRLTVTVGGYKIELLPGPSHSFGSFSTSALQSMGFQDDSLPADGIGLDLGQNQDSNTQEVDNSTQDVVGEVIVGQPGSDDMPMDFGPYVNPNDVQDAKSTMPFKPSMENATPADTKSNDQIKTPKPSMHKSQNKNGTAVQPVVKKILKHKPTLSAVKNKHSQLGRPGLLQKVSKQNKDKKIHVNRPEKVQRHKGKPANLSLKRPGGPLSPESPSKIQKTQDGHPVQQNVSPSVPASATVGRKPSSDSGPGVKSVLNKSPHHPKKPQNPPTPVNKTNPPLTNSQGDEEQEKMIKKPEKIQQRHKSRNSRSISIEEPPLFIPDNAPVVKKEAEGDHPPPPESETVWDPNKHCRLCKKPHNNRFMVGCGRCDDWFHGDCVGLDLAKVQQMEKEDQEYVCLKCCAEEDGKPGGQATEQSDDKLSCKQKQRPQQSLTAGGIRPFRKDMGERRLSEDSVPRSGPNVKHETKKVKVFHVSSKKPSTGQIRRNVRDSLEDILLKRLKESDMKISLDKPAELARKMEKELFALFQGVDSKYKNKYRSLTFNLRDAKNNVLFKRVLMGEVSPADLVRMTAEELASKELAAWRQRENRHTIEMIEKGEREAERRPITKITHKGEIEIENQEPTKAPEAIEVEPEPVPKAVIVPEEKLLEAKADSPKKSVDTTSLHKSHLFDLSCKICTGRMAPPSEEASTKVMKVATTVMRRQSSAAEEHPSSTTTPTSALMDDLSLRAMEEGLLNFLPESRSDSLSSKEDTSTFLSNLEKLWGGFVDMLAVARFLTKAYPVSGILDHLIQDLPDNIQVGGRISPQIVWDYVEKIRASGTKEICIIRFDPETEEDEISYTLLYAYFSSRRRYGVVANNRKQVKDMYLIPLGSTEKIPHQIVPFDGPGLETNRPNLLLGLIIRQRPKRDFGVILPSEVSEAPSFLVESKPQVNYKQKASMAQDVDRSFINVLGSTHKDPEDLIKTVVDEPIMDTETDENVSLRFLPGVLKLPGNTTSTSSDNVKSVSTTPVPKTSTVDGGSQAGIHPKNASSAPRLDRFIIRKKDHKTIKTEDAPSNSNLETSSEVTEKESSPQTGVVLSLSDKPPDVSTESFLSSLPTAKPKEESSNTNVKSCTAAPSSQETNETTVSNASKYSVNNSSNSVPTEIVSSPTKTLKTPPPGILKKGSLSSDLTDLKPQQSVSNSETSQQNVNLQPPSQLSQECKAVEDIQPITTISSTGKNEGLKQSRSSSFNPKFYNPPSQGPPPPVFPSYLTVAPEHQYHPVPVHNYPPPANPAPFIPLLSPPPFPFPPGPPPQVFSQSNPQSHMVAPPWPQTIPPPMLPGPPMMYENQRVPEPSLPIPSPSSKDEKGSDKSSRHSEDTYKKDDRDHYDRHHHKSKHYDKDREKHRDRSHSHKDHHSKDDRHERPRERHHSSSSSSSSSHHRDRDKYRRDSDYEKHRRDSRDRRL from the exons ATGGATATAGTTGGTGGTCCATTCAACCATCTGGTTCCCAGTGACCAGTTGGATGATTCCTTGCTGCTCGGACAAAATCTGGAATGTGAAGCAAGTGATGAGTTTGATCCGGGTAGCAGTCAACCAGAAGATTCACTGAAGAACATGCTCAGTGATAAAGATCCCATGTTTGGATCTGCCAGCGACCAGTTTCATCTTTTAGAAAATGAAGATGTCAATTTCAAGCTTGGAAGCTCAGCTG ATGCAGACCATGACATAACAACAGGTGTTAATCAGAGTCCATCTGATGAAGAAAATGGTCAGCCCAGTTTCTCACAGGGAAGAAGACATGCAAGTCATCCACAGAGGAGACAAACAG CAAGCCGGGGTAGAGTCAAAGGTGCACCAGGCAGGCGTCCAGGACCTGCACGAAGAACAGCAGGCAGGAACGACCAAGAGGCAACATCTAGTGGAAACTCGAATGAAgaaacaagtttaaaaaaaagagaagccCTACTTAGTCGTCGATTTGGAATCCATGAGGTTGATTCATCGATGAACCCAGTAGTTGTGTTACGCCGATTAACTGTCACTGTGGGAGGCTATAAAATTGAACTGCTCCCTGGACCATCTCATTCATTTGGATCATTTAGCACAAGCGCCCTTCAATCCATGGGCTTCCAGGATGACTCTTTGCCTGCTGATGGTATCGGACTAGATTTGGGACAAAACCAGGACAGTAACACACAAGAGGTTGATAATTCCACACAAGATGTTGTGGGGGAAGTGATTGTTGGCCAGCCCGGTAGCGACGACATGCCGATGGATTTTGGACCGTATGTGAACCCAAATGATGTGCAAGATGCCAAGAGCACAATGCCATTCAAGCCCAGCATGGAAAATGCCACACCAGCAGACACCAAATCGAATGACCAAATCAAGACACCGAAGCCTAGCATGCACAAATCTCAGAACAAAAACGGCACAGCAGTTCAGCCAGTGGTCAAAAAGATTTTGAAACACAAACCAACTCTCTCTGCAGTAAAAAACAAGCATTCTCAACTTGGCAGGCCAGGTCTCTTACAGAAGGtatccaaacaaaacaaagacaagaaAATCCATGTGAACCGACCAGAGAAAGTTCAAAGACACAAAGGGAAACCTGCTAACTTGAGCTTGAAACGCCCAGGAGGGCCTCTATCTCCTGAATCACCCTCAAAAATACAGAAGACTCAAGATGGACATCCTGTGCAACAAAATGTTAGCCCGTCTGTCCCTGCATCCGCAACTGTTGGTAGAAAGCCATCCTCTGATTCTGGCCCTGGGGTCAAGTCAGTCCTAAATAAATCTCCTCACCATCCGAAAAAGCCACAGAATCCTCCCAccccagtaaacaaaacaaacccaCCGTTGACAAACAGCCAAGGCGATGAGGAGCAGGAGAAGATGATCAAGAAGCCAGAAAAAATCCAGCAGAGGCACAAGAGTAGAAATTCTCGGAGTATCTCAATAGAGGAACCACCACTGTTTATCCCAGATAATGCCCCTGTGGTGAAGAAGGAAGCTGAGGGTGACCACCCTCCTCCTCCTGAAAGTGAGACCGTGTGGGATCCCAACAAGCACTGCAGATTGTGCAAGAAACCACACAACAACAG gtTCATGGTGGGCTGTGGGCGCTGTGATGACTGGTTTCATGGAGACTGTGTGGGCCTGGATCTGGCTAAAGTTCAACAGATGGAAAAGGAGGACCAAGAGTACGTGTGTTTGAAGTGCTGTGCTGAAGAGGACGGGAAACCTGGTGGGCAGGCCACAGAGCAGTCAGATGATAAGTTATCatgtaaacaaaaacagagaCCCCAGCAGTCACTCACTGCAGGTGGAATACGACCCTTCAGAAAA gacATGGGAGAAAGACGACTGTCAGAAGATTCTGTGCCAAGAAGTG GACCAAATGTGAAGCATGAAACGAAGAAAGTTAAAGTTTTTCATGTGAGCTCAAAAAAGCCGTCTACTGGACAAATCAGGCGGAATGTTAGAGACTCACTGGAAGATATTCTTCTGAAACG ACTGAAGGAATCCGATATGAAGATTTCATTGGACAAGCCTGCTGAGTTGGCCAGAAAGATGGAGAAAGAGCTATTTGCTCTCTTTCAGGGTGTTGACagcaaatacaaaaacaaatacagaaGTTTGACTTTCAACCTGAGAGATGCAAAAAATAAT GTGTTATTCAAGCGTGTACTCATGGGGGAAGTTTCCCCTGCTGATTTGGTTCGTATGACTGCAGAAGAGCTGGCCTCAAAGGAACTGGCTGCTTGGAGACAAAGAGAAAATCGACAT ACAATTGAAATGattgagaaaggagagagagaggcagaaagACGCCCTATCACTAAAATCACCCACAAAGGAGAAATTGAAATTGAGAATCAGGAGCCTACCAAAGCTCCAGAGGCCATTGAAGTTGAG CCAGAGCCTGTGCCGAAAGCAGTGATCGTGCCTGAGGAGAAACTCCTTGAGGCTAAAGCAGATAGTCCCAAGAAATCTGTAGATACCACCAGTCTGCACAAGTCTCATCTTTTTGACCTCAGCTGCAAAATTTGCACAG GTCGTATGGCCCCACCTTCAGAGGAAGCCTCTACAAAGGTAATGAAAGTGGCTACAACAGTCATGAGGAGGCAGTCAAGTGCTGCTGAGGAACATCCATCTTCTACAACTACACCGACATCAGCACTGATGGATGATCTGTCTTTAAGAGCCATGGAGGAAGGTCTCCTCAATTTTTTGCCTGAATCCAG GTCAGATAGTCTGAGTAGCAAGGAAGATACATCTACTTTCCTCAGCAACTTGGAGAAATTGTGGGGTGGCTTTGTTGATATGCTTGCTGTGGCTAGGTTTTTAACAAAAGCTTATCCTGTCTCTGGAATTCTGGACCACCTAATACAG GATTTGCCGGACAACATCCAAGTAGGTGGACGGATTTCCCCTCAAATAGTCTGGGACTATGTTGAGAAAATTCGTGCTTCTGGGACAAag GAAATTTGTATAATTCGTTTTGACCCTGAAACAGAAGAAGATGAGATCTCATACACTTTGCTATATGCCTATTTTAGTAGCCGTAGAAGATATGGCGTTGTTGCCAACAACCGTAAACAGGTTAAAGACATGTATCTCATTCCACTTGGCTCCACGGAAAAAATTCCCCACCAGATTGTTCCGTTTGATGGCCCAG GACTGGAGACCAACCGTCCAAATCTTCTTCTTGGATTGATCATTCGCCAGAGACCTAAAAGGGACTTTGGAGTAATCCTTCCTAGTGAAGTTAGTGAAGCTCCAAGTTTCTTGGTAGAAAGCAAACCTCAGGTTAACTACAAGCAGAAGGCTTCTATGGCACAAGATGTGGACCGAAGTTTTATAAATGTTCTGGGGTCCACACATAAAGACCCTGAAGATCTGATTAAGACAGTTGTTGATGAACCGATAATGGATACGGAGACCGATGAGAATGTTTCTTTGCGTTTTCTTCCTGGTGTGCTGAAGCTGCCTGGAAACACCACATCCACCTCAAGCGACAATGTAAAGAGTGTCTCTACCACACCAGTGCCCAAGACTTCAACTGTTGATGGTGGAAGTCAAGCAGGAATCCATCCTAAAAATGCAAGCAGTGCTCCTCGACTTGACCGCTTTATTATCAGGAAAAAAGACCACAAAACCATCAAAACGGAAGACGCACCATCCAACTCCAATCTAGAGACAAGCTCAGAAGTGACTGAAAAAGAAAGCAGCCCCCAGACTGGCGTTGTACTTTCTCTTAGTGACAAACCGCCAGATGTATCAACTGAGAGTTTCCTATCATCTCTCCCAACGGCCAAACCCAAAGAGGAGTCAAGCAACACTAATGTAAAGAGTTGCACAGCTGCACCATCTAgtcaagaaacaaatgaaaccacTGTGTCAAATGCGTCAAAATATTCTGTTAACAACAGTTCAAACTCTGTCCCCACTGAAATTGTTTCGAGTCCCACCAAGACTTTAAAGACACCTCCCCCTGGTATTTTAAAGAAAGGGTCTTTATCATCTGATCTTACTGATTTGAAACCGCAACAGTCAGTCAGTAATTCAGAAACATCTCAGCAGAATGTTAATCTGCAACCACCTTCTCAACTCTCCCAAGAGTGCAAAGCCGTCGAGGACATCCAGCCCATCACCACCATCTCATCTACAGGCAAAAATGAAGGTCTCAAGCAGTCCAGGTCCTCTTCTTTCAACCCCAAGTTTTACAATCCACCAAGCCAAGGTCCTCCACCACCTGTTTTTCCATCTTACCTCACTGTTGCACCTGAACACCAATACCACCCTGTGCCGGTACACAATTACCCTCCCCCTGCAAATCCTGCCCCTTTCATACCTCTTCTGTCGCCTCCACCTTTCCCATTTCCTCCTGGCCCCCCTCCACAAGTTTTTTCTCAATCTAATCCTCAAAGTCACATGGTTGCTCCACCTTGGCCTCAAACCATACCTCCTCCAATGCTACCTGGACCTCCAATGATGTATGAGAACCAAAGGGTGCCTGAGCCCAGTTTGCCGATCCCTTCACCCTCAAGCAAAGATGAGAAGGGTTCTGACAAGTCGTCCAGACACTCGGAGGACACCTACAAGAAGGACGACCGAGACCACTATGACCGACACCATCACAAAAGCAAGCACTATGACAAGGATCGAGAAAAACACAGGGACAGGAGTCACAGTCACAAAGACCACCACTCGAAAGATGACCGGCATGAGAGGCCGAGAGAGCGGCatcacagcagcagcagcagcagcagcagcagtcatCACAGGGACCGAGATAAATACAGACGGGACTCTGATTACGAAAAACATCGGAGGGACTCTAGAGACAGGCGTTTGTGA